A stretch of the Elusimicrobiota bacterium genome encodes the following:
- a CDS encoding TdeIII family type II restriction endonuclease: protein MINKETRNIIKGYLEGFIQGMIEEATDNGFDPKQLRPIREASKKGDLKPFHESLLPDGLLKITEFERSFSTKLGTTFEECARLIAKTVHKNAERGHRVRGMVTAKAIKRIEEITSKIGSGGMKSKYPDFVKEIIELSKNGSGIERVSIADLYIETKSGEEWFFEIKSPKPNKGQCLEATGRLLQIQAIAHAKFPKAKAFYATAYNPYGVKKETFKHSFILNYMDLDNEVLIGKEFWDMVGGNGTYEEILSIYQEVGKEKGPDMLDQLALGY from the coding sequence ATGATCAATAAAGAAACAAGAAACATAATCAAGGGATATTTAGAGGGCTTCATTCAAGGTATGATTGAAGAAGCAACCGATAACGGTTTTGACCCGAAGCAACTTCGTCCGATTCGGGAGGCCTCTAAAAAAGGAGATTTAAAACCATTTCATGAGTCGTTATTACCCGACGGTCTTTTGAAAATAACTGAGTTTGAAAGATCATTTTCTACAAAACTTGGCACGACTTTTGAGGAGTGCGCTCGTTTAATCGCAAAAACAGTTCACAAAAATGCAGAACGGGGGCATAGAGTTAGGGGCATGGTTACTGCAAAAGCCATTAAGCGCATTGAAGAAATAACGAGCAAAATCGGTAGTGGTGGGATGAAATCAAAATACCCTGATTTTGTGAAAGAAATTATTGAATTAAGCAAAAATGGTTCCGGTATTGAGCGAGTTAGTATTGCTGATTTATATATTGAAACAAAATCTGGCGAAGAATGGTTTTTTGAAATTAAAAGTCCAAAACCAAATAAAGGACAATGCCTGGAAGCAACAGGACGCTTGTTGCAAATTCAAGCAATTGCTCACGCTAAATTTCCGAAAGCAAAAGCGTTTTATGCTACCGCTTATAATCCATATGGCGTTAAAAAAGAAACCTTCAAACACAGCTTTATCCTAAATTATATGGATTTGGATAATGAAGTTTTGATTGGTAAAGAATTTTGGGATATGGTTGGCGGAAATGGAACTTATGAGGAAATTCTGAGTATCTATCAAGAAGTTGGTAAAGAAAAAGGACCGGACATGCTTGATCAATTAGCCTTGGGTTATTAA